The Topomyia yanbarensis strain Yona2022 chromosome 3, ASM3024719v1, whole genome shotgun sequence nucleotide sequence actttctcttctgttaataattcggtcactttaacatttatccctcagctctttgcataatatgccagttaaaaccaccgtctttcgatctgtactgtaaaataagtgaaaagtgttatagtgacaccgtaaaaatcgaaagagaatgtataaacagagagtaactcattgcagatatgacgttttgaaaaaacgctcaagattttttCTTCGAttcaaatgtgtcatttttccacCTACTATACCTCTTTCTTATATGTCACCGCTTTTCGTTCACCTCCTTTTCTTGTTCCACTGAACGCGTGACAATAAATGGGTACTTTGTTACTCATCTATTCTGGTGAACAGGATTGTGTCTATAACTAGGTGTATTAGACTGAAAGTAAGTTGTTCTAGGTATACGATGTGTACATTCAAGGTACTGCCTATattcgcaagtcagtcccatgtagatggGAATCCTTTTGAATTTGTGACTGACCTGCAATTATGGGCAGTGTATTCAGGATGAGGGTTTGACAATCAAAACTAGGAAAGTACGTACACACTCGACAATTCAACCATATAGCTGTTACACTACTTTCGTACAAATTTGTAGATACTTCCAATTTACATTAAATCTATGTAGAAATCTATGTCTACCCCGAAAGGGCTATTTTTCGCTAATTTGTTTTGCTGTTTTGTTTTCTCATAGTTGTTTGAAACAAAACAGTATGCTCTATGAACATTGCTATATAGCAATGGCGGACAGCTGGCATCAGGAGTCCTATAAGCACCAAGTATCAACTGAATCTAACGCGAATATAAATGCTGCAACTAGCGGAGAAAATCATCCCATTGCAACAAATTCACAGCAAGTTGACTTCCTTCATCTAAACGATTATTGTCTGATGCTGATTTTTGAGAAACTTGACTGTTTCGACCTGATTGCACTGAAAAAAACATGCTGTCGTTTTGAGGGGATTGCATGCGATATATTAAAACCAACTATTAGCATGCTCGATTTCAATAAGCAACTGATCAAAAAAGAACTTGTCACTTTGTTGGACGCAAAATCGTTGCTCACCGACGTGGGACTTTTAGTAGATCATTTGTCTATCGATCGGACTCGATTCTCGAAATTCGGAGAAAGGATCTTGAGTCGTATATCTCGATATTGTCCAAATCTCACCGAGCTGAGTATTCACCACTTCACTTTAACCTCGTATACTATGCGGAGTTTGGCGGTAGTTTTTAAATCACTTGTGGGGCTCTCATTGATCAATTGTAACATCGACGATAAAATTGGCAGAAGTTTGAAGTCAGCTGTAAATCTGCAAAGATTGGATCTATCACGGAATCCTGCACTTACCGGCAAGTGCTTGAGTGCagtgaaaaatctaaaatatctaaatttggAGATGTGTTATGACATAAAAGGACAGCCATTTTCAGACTTTGCATCGAAAAACAGCACCCTTGAATACTTAAACATCGTCAAGTGCGTACATCTGACTACAGATGCGATCAATTCAATCTCGATTTATATGACTGAGCTGTCCAGCTTGGCTTTCAGTAATGATTTTAAAGGTTTAAATTCCTCAAGCATGGCTAAGATTGCTGAATTACCTAAGCTTAAAGAAATAAAGATCAAATGCATGTTTTTAGAGCAGCCCGTCGATCTGATACTGCGAAAACTGGTAGAAGTGGATCATCTAGAGAGCCTGATTCTGCTAGCGAGCCTAAATGACTATAATCTGTTGTGTGGCCTAACACAGTTGAAGAAGTTAAAATTAGACAGTG carries:
- the LOC131691174 gene encoding uncharacterized protein LOC131691174, whose product is MMRKNRYLITGNAVSRLYGNFMKYSNYCLQHNISNEFLDGVVHTEDGFVANAVYAKFYQATDLTESRVRSLFTRFGPVESVLIYATPHDNVYNDTKTNNGSKRRIPENNLQKEMAGYAIISYKNCADAASCLKQNSMLYEHCYIAMADSWHQESYKHQVSTESNANINAATSGENHPIATNSQQVDFLHLNDYCLMLIFEKLDCFDLIALKKTCCRFEGIACDILKPTISMLDFNKQLIKKELVTLLDAKSLLTDVGLLVDHLSIDRTRFSKFGERILSRISRYCPNLTELSIHHFTLTSYTMRSLAVVFKSLVGLSLINCNIDDKIGRSLKSAVNLQRLDLSRNPALTGKCLSAVKNLKYLNLEMCYDIKGQPFSDFASKNSTLEYLNIVKCVHLTTDAINSISIYMTELSSLAFSNDFKGLNSSSMAKIAELPKLKEIKIKCMFLEQPVDLILRKLVEVDHLESLILLASLNDYNLLCGLTQLKKLKLDSALGFSDQQLSTLGSRGSFIELGITGRTQITGNQLIEFIKTNPQLQLLDISDRQISNGFIFSAIEILNQQACNRQGTVRSGKLKLIVNDTRLFSQIQQDSIVQNNRHLLEISYSEKDPKLDLNMYTPFIF